The region CATGGTCTGaaatatttagggttttttttaatatataaatggaataatccaAGTAGAAGGAAACTTTGTAGCTAAATTCAAGTTAGGTGTAAATGCAGATTATGTACAAGAATTTTTATAAAACTACATTTCCTCATTAGGTCAGATTGTCTTACTCAAGATCCTGAAAGTCCCAAACCAAAGTTTGTAAGAGAAGTTCTAGAAAAATGTATGAGGTAAGTTCGTTGTGTTTTCTCTTTAGCTTAGGTCTCCTCATTTCTGTGGGggaatttctctcttctctgcatttgtgatgtgtgtccaggatatcattttttaaatctaagcATATGCCTCTTACCTTTCAGTTTTTGATCAAGATTTGAGCTGAAAAAATTAGGCAACTATGTCATCTGGATTCTATGTGAACTAAGCAAATATTTtggtgggttttttgttttgttttgttttttgtcaaATATACTTAGAAATCATTTCAAGTTTCAGGAAAGTTTCcaaaatagtacaaagaactcTGTATCCCATTCATCTGGATTCCCCAGTTGTTAACATTTTACTAGAACATTTGTTCTAATGCTTATTTTTTGCTCTGTGTACACCCATTACATGGTCTTTTTGCTGAAGCCTTTGAAAACAAGCTGCAGATATGAATGACCCATCACCCTTTAACAGTTGGCTGTATGTTTCCCCCCCATAGACATTCCTACATGACCATCATACAACCCTCCAAATCAGGAGATGGGCTTTGATACAGTACTACTGTACAATCCATAAACACTGCTGCAATTCTGCCAATCATCCcaacaatgttttctttttcccttctagTCCAAAGCCTATCCAGGCGTGTGAGATTTAAGTTGTCATTCTCAGATTCCTCAGTCTTGAAgttattattctttctctttcatgtcCATGTCACTTTTATAGAGTTTGGGTCTTTCTTGGGTCACCCTGATGTGTCCTCCTGACCAGACTCATGTCATTGTTGGTGCTCTTAGTTTATCACATTGGAGGCACGTGAATCCCAGGACTGGAGATGTTAACTTGGATCACCTGGTCATGAGTGTCTGCCAGGCATCTCCACTGTAGAGTCACCATTTTTCCCCTTATATTAATATTTGTGGGAGATATTTTGAGGTTACACTCATACTCTGTTATTCAAACCTCCACTGACAACTACTTTTGTCTGCCGTGTCCATGATGACTGCCTCATGATTCTTTTTCTATTCTAAATTTATTAGTTGGCATTCTTCTGTAAGAAAgagctttccttcctttttcacccatttatttatttatctgtgtTTATGTATCAGTAGAGAATAATGGATTTGTTTCACTCAGTGGGTTATAATGTTATTGCCATTTATTTTCATGCCCAGATTGTCCCCCATTTGTCCTTGTGGCCCCTATTTTCTTTCACTTCCCCCTCCATTTATGAAGCATTCCTGTATTTCTGGTATAAGATGTTAAGATATATTCAGGCTCATCTTGTACTTACTTGCTTCCCTCCCCTGAATCATCTGTTTATACAAGGAGGCCAAGTTTCTAGTAGTGGAGTGTGGTATTTAGGAGCCAAGATCTGGCCTCTTGATGTGCTTGTTGTTTTTGGGGTGTCATTGGTTCTAGGCCCACTGGATGGACAAAGATAccaaatatatttatgtgtacacacacatgcacacacctgtATTTGTAACAGTTTCTGTATTCATTTAGGTATGTGTATCCTTCCAAATCTAGCCCAACATCTCATTTTTTCTAGCCTTCACCTTTGCCAAGATTTCGAAGTACCTTTTCAGGTTGTAAGAAACTTGGCTCCCATTAGcctacatatgtatttatttaccacAATATAACCAGTCTCCCAATCATGCAGACTGTCTCCTCCACCCCACCCTGCATCCTTGGCCACCAGGTTCATGGACCTACTGACCTACACCTCAGTGCCAACAAAGAAGTTTCAAAGAAGGCCTGAGTTTTGGTGTGCTGGCATAGACAAAAGCTTAAAGGGCTTGTGTTCCCCATTTTCTTCTTGGTGTCAGCAGAGTCCAGGTTTTTGGAGGTTGTGACTTTCCAGGTAAGTTGGATGTTACCGAAGAATGGAACTGATGAATGATATTTTCTAAGGTTCTTACTTGTATTGTAGGTTATCTTACCACCAGCGTATACTAGATATTGTTCCTCCTACCTTCTCAGCTCTGTGTCCTGCAAACCCATCCTGCATTTACAAGTATGGAGATGAAAGTAGCAGTAAGTAATGAAACAAACCCCTCTACCTTTAAAAAGTATCAATGCAAGTAGTCTCTGCATAAGTCTGTTAATATGGAGAAAGTGAGCTTTTTCTTGTCTTGGGTTTATGTTTTCTCTACCTGAAAGGTGATCTGCTGCTAATCACTATTGTTTTATTTGTCCTGTCATTTTGAGGTAGATCACTTTATTGTGATTTACTTAGTTATTACtagattttaagtttttttcttttaatattgtttataaTGGTAAGGTGAATTTATCGCCAGAATTTACTAAAATGAAAGTAGGTATTTGTCATGGTGATGGAGATTATATGAATTTATTATCATTGATAATCAGTTCAGATATGGGAATATAAGGGCACACAGACTGTATTTTGACCAACAGTATGCTTCTAGAAGTAGATTCTTAAAAACAGTTTTCTTACTTTTTGGCCATGGCATTTCTGAGATTATACACTGTAAATCAGAAGGACTACAATTTGATAATGCCATTTTATCCTTTACACTCACTTATGGTAAGGCGTATGTTAGTTACCACTGGGAAAGTTAGACAtggaatttttccaaatttgtctTTTCAGAGGGCACTGAGCACTGCTCCTCTGTGAGCCTTCCACTTCAGGAGCAGCAGTTCTTCATATCTTGAAACTCAGTTCTCTCCCTTGCCTTCTCATACTGCATTCCTGGTTCTCCACATACACCTCAGACTACACCTGTTTTCCTTATAAACTCAGTTGGTCCCAATGCCAAGTACATTTCCTGTTATTACATCACTTTGACCTTAAAGCAACTCTGATAAATAGTATGTTTATTATACCAATTTTACAAAGAGGAAGCGGCCTCAAAGAGATAAAGCCAAAACGAAATGGCTTCTGTGTGGTAAATCCCAGATTCAAATCCAGGCTTACTAACTGAGCAGCCATGCTCTTATCTACAGTGCTTTCCTAAAAGAAGAAGGTTTGGTGCAATACTTCTAAGTGCCAAGTTTTGAGTTCTGCAAACTTAAGACCTCCCTAGTAGTTCTTCCTACTTCATTGTCTATTCTTCACACATGGACCTCCAACTCTGGCTACATccacttttctattttttccatgATCCTGGTTCTTGGCTTTGCCTCTCTGCAGTTACCCAAGTCTAGAAAGCCCTTAATACATCTGATTTCCTGTTCTCTCTCCAAGGTCTGGCTCAAGCTCCACTCCTATAAATACTTTTTAACCTTCAGCAAGCCAGTTTTGTGTTGTTCTCTGGCTGCTTCTATTGTGACTATCTTGGTTCACCAGCTAGAATGTAGACTCCTCAGTGGAaggggattttctttttcttcacctaTTTTCTCTCCCGCTTTCTAGCAATAGCACAGAGCATGTATACCTGTTGCATTAGACTTTATTCATTCCAAGCTTTATTTGCGACCTCTGTCTACCGTACATTAAAAGTAGATTTCTGATTGCTCTAGGAATGCCTTATAGTATATACTAAGATAAATTTTATACCATAAAGACTTTACAGATATTAACCAACAATAAACACATGGAGTCACAGCACATGAGCATCTGGCTTACGCAGATTGAAGTGTATGGACCcagcaaaagagaaaaggaaaaaaaacccactcTTTAAGTTGGCAGTATTTACCTCCTTCAAACTCACAATTAGTTTCCACTCTCTtaggaaaaaggaggaaggaggcattggcaaaaatgaaagataaatataCTGATTCTCAGCTTATCAGCTTACAAAGGCCTAGAAATTTGAGAACTGTCAAAGGACAATTGTGACTATGTCCATATTTTCCCTCACATCTCATCCCTGAGGAAGATCAGCACCCCTTGTACTCGGAATTTCAGTTAGCTAAGTATTCTAAAGGAAGCCTGGACATAAGAATTATCTCTACAGCTTATTTTAGGTGAAAAACTATTGACTTATTAAATGAAACTTTCACATGTGGTATCGTTATACAGATTAAATAGTGATCTTGGGATAAAGAATGTtctattttgaagtaatttttttcttaaaagtttcTCGGTTATTTAACTATTTGCAAGAACACTCTTAAAACCAGATCTATCCTCCCGCCCATTCTGTGTTTAGATTCTCTTCCTGGACATTCAGTTGCCCTCTGTTTAGCTGTTGCCTTTAAAAGTAAAGCAACCAATGACGAAATCTTCAGCATACTGAAAGACGTACCAAATCCTAAccaggatgatgatgatggtaagGGAATCAAGGATTTCTTGAGTAAAACTACCATATAGACCAGATTAAAGCATAAACATAATTCTGGCAACATGATTCCCCTTAAATCTCATAAAGCATTGTATTTGTTTGCCCTGTCAGTTGTTCCTGGAACCTAGGCATTTTCTCCCCGATATGAGGAGAGATCCTAACATCCCTGTGAAATagcttacattaaatatataaactaatactaaatacaaagtaaaacatGCTGTTCTCAAAGATTTTCAAACATTCCCTGCTTTCACTTGAAAGGTTCCTGAAAGGGAAGACTTGTGTATTATAAGTTggattttttccttcaaattgaGCTATTATAATAACGATATTTAACATTTACTGATTATATGTACCATGTGATCCCAACCAAAATTTCTAGGACTTTTTCTGGGCAAGAGAAAATTAGCTAAGTAATTTGTAAGTTTACCTGAATCAATAAATGGGTAAGACAAAAAGTGATGAGAGGGACTTGCCTTATCACATATTCAAACATATCTTAAAAACTACAGTAACTAAAACAATGTAGTATTGGCAAAAAAAAACATATCAGTACAACAGATGACAAGTCTACTGAGAGAACTGTAACCATCCTGAGGGGAATTTTTTGTGTTAGATTCATACATAAGGACACATGAATAGAAAAATGCCTTAAAATAAAAAGAGTCATGGACTTTGGGTTATTAGTTACTGGGATTTTGTTTGGACTCTTCTTAAGGAATTTGTGATgttagagaaaatatatttagaaaacttCATGATGTTAAAGAAAATAGTGTAAGTCAAAATGATGGTAATAAATATAGACATCATCAGACATCTTAGGATAGACTTAAATGCTAAGAGTTTACTGTTTTTTCTTGTATTACACTATCTTACCACCAGACAGAGATGAACAAGGAAATCTgtgtatttggaaaaaaaaaaaaagagggaactcATATACAATAATTAGGGAAATAGTCCCCAAAATCTAAGAATTTAGATTATGCTTAGTTTTATATTTCAAGTATTTGAAATCATTGATAGTCTTTTATTCTCTATTAGTACTTAGAGATGTCACGTGAATGTCTGACTTAGCGTTTGAATGTGAGCATGCCGTCTGCTTAGCATTCCAGGTGATGGACCAAGGAATTCTTTTACTTAAACTTTTCTAACCATCTTATGTGGATTACTTTTCAGATGAAGGATTCAGTTTTAACCCATTGAAAATAGAGGTCTTTGTACAGACTCTTCTTCACCTGGCAGCAAAATCATTCAGCCACTCCTTCAGTGCTCTTGCAAAGTAAGTACAGTCGGAACACACATCATATTTTGAGGGATTGGAATTTTGTTTGGGTAAAAGCAATGGTATTATAATTTTTACCTAAAATTGTTGAATATAAAGATCTTACTATAGTATTATACAGTTTTATACAATGGATTCTGGTTTGTAGTAGCTAAAATCCCTATGCTATGTTCCTGTTAGTGTGTATGTAGTTTTCATATATACATGGAATGTACATTTTTATAGATCTTTAGAGAAACTGATGAAAAACCTGGGTCCATAGGACAGTCACATATATAGTCAAGAAGCTCCCAACCTGCCAAAGAATCTTCCAGAGGAAATTAAGTAGAAATGACAGCCAGTTACATTTTGGGGAGCCACCGTTGGCACCTGAAAACAGCTTTCTAACTTGTCAACCCAAAAGAAAGAGCATATAGATATTCCACCAGCCACACAAAGAAACTGGCTTTCTCACCAAGTCTACTTCCAAGTCTCTATATTATTTGCAGGgttcccacagaagttgcagtCAGAATACTTGACCTACATTTGGAGACAGCTCCTTAGCCCTCACCTATTCTTAGGTAAACAGTAAACAGTCCTGGGCTAATAATAGTGTATTGTAACTCTCCTAAGATTTTGTGACAAGTTCCATACAAACTATGAATTCCTAATCATACCTTTTATATTCTTAATGGATAAAATTTGGTTATTTTGCATTTATGTGCTGCAGTATAAATTGAGAAACATTGAAAGGGctttgaaaacattaaaatgcTTAATGAATAAGTTTATATGtggtatttttttcccccactattAAAAGGTTTCATGAAGTCTTCAAAACCCTAGCTGAAAGTGATGAAGGAAAATTACATGTTCTGAGAGTTATGTTTGAGGTCTGGAGGAACCATCCACAGGTAAAAACTATTTAATGAGACATGTTGAGGCTCTGATTATAGGCATAAAAATAAGTCAATTAATACCATTGTTTTAGTTTGTAAAACATGAAATTTGATTCTGCCTATAGAATGGTTTTAAAATCCATAATTTTTTTAGTTCTGTGGAAGTAATGATGTTTGATTCATTCTTTAAAGAGCAAGTGTTATAATCTGTTTTTAGACTGTAATATGTCAACATGCTTTAATACTTAGTAGGAATGCTTGTTTCTTGGAAGATTCTACCAGTTGAGTAGGAAATAAATACCTAGTCTATCCAGTTTCTACAAACAAGCTCCAGATTTCTCAGACTTCAGTGTATTGTTTTTATACCATGTGTTACAAAGAGGCATTAAAATAAACTTCAGAATATATTTAAGAATttatgataaaacatttatattttaaatttttaggaTTCAATGGaggtaatgtatttttttatgaaTTATCTAAAATGCTTTAAATGTTAAGTgttattcagtttttctttttgctcaaTCTTTACTGATGTTGCAATATTCTTAAACTAAGTACCAAAGTCAAGCAGAGAGCAGAGTAACTATAAAGACCTAATGGTCAAATCGGTCAGTTCCATAGCCACTGAAAATGAATTTCACAGACCTCCTATTTTACTTTTGTAGCAGTGAGGTTATCTTGGCCTACTTAAGGTGTAAAGTTAAATGCATGTAACTTGATTTACCCCTAATAATTCTCTCATTGTAGATGATTGCTGTACTAGTAGATAAGATGATTCGTACACAGATTGTTGACTGTGCTGCAGTAGCTAACTGGATCTTCTCTTCAGAACTATCTCGTGACTTCACTAGGTAATGTGGATTATTTTACAAAGTTCATATTCTCTAAGAATTGGTTTACATGTGGTCTCATTCATGCGATCCAAGTTCTAGTCCAAACCAGGTTGATACTAGTATACTAATGGTCCAATCTGGTAGGACTGGACTTGGCAAGGTTTTTGGACAATGGAAATACACCAGTCAGAAGATTGATTCTAGACCCATTCCTCCTAGAGGAAAAAGACTTCTTTAGGCTGGATCTCATTCATGAAGTTGAGTCCACAGCTTTATAACTAGTGAGGAGTGTGACAGTAGGAGCTGACACAAAACAGGAAACAAACGAAAATTACTTGCAGACTTAAAAATTCAATACAGCCTTTCTCGTCTTCATTGTATCTGTTATTGGCAGTGGCCACTGATCTAAAATAAACTGAATACTTCGGGTAGAAGGGTGTGACCTGAGTTTATCATACCAACCAAGCTGGCATTCATAAATTACAACAGAAAGACATTTTCCAATTTGCAAACTCCCAGAAAACTGACTGCCCAAGTAATGTGTTAGCCGTTATCTTGAGTGATTTACATTtatagctcatttaatcctcataacaacactACAAGGGAGGGTTACATTATTGTCCATAttttacaaaatagaaaaatgttacagaggGCATAAGTAACTTGCCCGAAGTCACACAACTGGGTGCAGAGGCAGAATTCAAACACAGGCATTTTTGAGTCAAGGCATTGCTCAAGAGCTCCACCTGTGCTTTAACATCAAGCTTAGAGCTTTCCCTGACCACCCTTTCCAAAGTTAAAGTATTCTGATTTCTCATCCTGTCTGCTAACATCCTAGACTTTGAGTTTTATGAAcagattattttattatcttctaCTTAAGCTGTCAATGtccagttcaaaataaaaaaattagaagaaagtTAAGACTTCTCATTTTCTATAAGCATACTTTAACATACACTAACCAAATACCCTATTAATTTAAGATTGTTTGTTTGGGAAATCTTGCACTCCACAATTCGTAAGATGAACAAACATGTTCTGAAAATCCAGAAGGAGCTAGAAGAAGCTAAAGAAAAACTTGCGAGGCAACACAAACGGGTAAGTCTTGTTATCAATTCCTAAATGGTCAAAGAAGGTATACCTTCCAGAAACTCTTCAGAATATTCAAAGTGCATTACCTTGAGGCCAATTAGGGAGGCCTATTTGTAGAAGTAGAGGAAGGACCTTGAGGTGTGTTGCTCTATTGTTACACTGCATAGTGAACCTATGTAGGAAGCCACAGAGCAATCTTTTCCATAGTTCACCATTTCTGGTTCCGTTTCATGTTGTCCTTTCcccaaagggaaggaaaaggaaagagggcaCTTGTGTTTTTGTAAGAGGTTCTGATGCAAGAGGGCAAGAGGGAGATGTCAGTGTTCACCACTTCAGCAGTTCTGCGAGGAAGGGCAGAGGCAGACATTCCCAGGCTTACAAGATATTTCTTGTATTAATAAGGAGTTTAGTATTTTAGCCATTTGGGAGGGAAGCAGTGGGCTGGCTATGTATTCTGTGATTTAGTGTGATAGTTCTGGTATTCTTCAGACACTTCCTTGTGTTAGGCACATTTACCAAGTAGAAGGTGGAAACAACTTTCGTGACCTGTATGAACCCACAGCAGGTTCAAGTGCTATTCTCCACATaaacacacactaacaaaccTAAAATACTGCAAGGTAAATgatgtcatccccattttatgtATGTCTAAATTGAGGCTCAAAACCTGCTCAAGGTTACACCATGAAAGTAAGTGACAGAGGAAGTACCTGGCTCAGGTCTGTCAAATTCCAGAGACTTTCTTGCCTTATGCCACACTGTTCGCTAAATGTTGATACCCAGTACAGTACCTGAGAGCCACacgtaattttaattaaaattgaatACCATTTAAAGTTCTGTTCTTTAGTCAGGCTAATTGCATTTCAAGTGCTCATGTATGGCTGGTGGCCATCATGATGGACAGCACAGAATGTAACATTTCCCTTATCGCAGAAAGGTCCGTTGGGCAGTGGTACAttgccaaaggaaccttgcccTAGTGTGGTGTTAGGAAAAGACAAACATTATCCAGTTGCCTCAAACACAGTGAGGCAGATGTCCTAACAGGTGCTGTGTTAGAGATAAAAGCAGAATTCTATAAGAACAGAGGGAGTTCTGATAATTCTGCTtaaagagtggaagaggacaCTATCGTAGATGGGGCCCTACCAACAGTGTTAATCTAGGAGGAAATAGGCTTTTTCTAGGTTTGGTGATGCCTCCCTTCTTGTTAAAAGGCCCTGGAGTCTGGTTCTGGCCCTGCTACTTGCTGGCTATGTGACACTGGGGAAATCATCTAACCTCTCAGTCTtttcccttatctgtaaaattatGCCATGCTTAccttctgcctttttaaaaaacaacaaaaaagttctTCAGGATGAGCTGGAGAGGGATGTTAAGGTTTAGTGTATTGAGCCCATCATTGCTAGCAGTCTTAAAACAGTCTGCTCTGAATAATTACAGGTAGTCGCAGCCATTTCTAAACCATTTACAAAGATAGGCATTATTTGGTTCCTGAGCTGCATAAGGGTCTGCCCACCTTTTCTGTATGGCCAGTTAGTGGGTGAAAGATTACCAGCTGCTTCTGTTACTGTTCAAATGGCCAGTGACTGAGAAGCACTGTCAGTTTTTCATTAGTCATCtactttgttaaataaatagctgACTTACAAGAATGTACTATCTTTCCTCAATATTTGTGGGTTCTGTTTTTCAAACATACCTACTCACTAAAATCTATTTGTAACCCCCAAATTCAATACTCATAGTGCTTTTTCCAGTCATTCGCAGGTATACGTAGAGCAGTGAAAAATGAGTTGTCCAGTGGGCTCGTTCCCAGCTGAGGGAATAACACTCTGCGTTCAGTTCTCATACTGCAAAAAAGTGTCCTTGTGTATTTAGTGccacatttttcatgttttttcttgTCATGTTTTATGGTGGGCTTTGTATTGATGGCTTCACTGTTTAATAGGGCCCCCAAGCATAAGGCTGAAGTGTCCTCTAGTGTTCCTAAGCACAGGAAGGCTATGATGTGCCTGACAGGGAAAATACATGTGGTGGAGAAGTTCTGTTCAGGCACAAGTTCTGGTGCCCTTGGCCATAAGTCATTCAAGGATCAGCAATATTATACAtccaggaaaaggaagaggaaatccACCAATCCCTACATGAAGTTACTCCATTAAGTACTATAAAGTAACATCTATAGTATATGATGAAGTTATGGAAACAGTGGAAAGCACATAAATTTGTAGATTCATGAAATGACAGATGATTTTCTAAAAGCATAGTGGACAGCAAACATTCTTATGCTGAAAGCCAAAGATACCTACAGTCACATTATTCAGGGTCAGGGAGATGTTAAATCCTTCTCAGCAAGTGTTTTAGAATAAAGAAATACTGTACATAATTAGTTATTTGCAagacacataaaacaaggttatgtattgatcAGTTGATAAAAATGTTACAAGAGGTTCCCAAGAACCTAACTCCCTTTCCCCTAGGAGCAGCGGTTCAGTGTTCACTAATTCAGGGTTCAGAGAAGTTCAACTGTATAACTATGTTGAACAACAACTATCAAGTGTACATTTTCCATAGAGCTCAAAGCTGTTTTCATtttgaatggagaaaaaaatgacagacaTTTCCTCCCTAAGTGGGCTATCTTATAAAAGGCATAACTCACTTCTGCTTTATAGCAAACACTCCCATCACCATTATCCAAGACAAGTGCCACTAAATACACCTGGCCTAGATAAGTACCCACAGGACTTTTGGGTGTCTGCATATGTGTTTGGGCCAATAGAGTACTTTTCACTATGGAAAACAAGTCGTCACATCTTCAAATAGCATTTGACCAGACAACAAAATCCTTCCCCTTGATAAGATTTAATATACTAGAATTCTAAATGGCATTTTCTTCTTGTTCCTTTGCATTCTGTAGCGAAGTGATGATGATGACAGAAGCAGTGACAGGAAAGATGGGGCTCTTGAAGAGCAAATAGAAAGACTGCAGGAAAAAGTGGAATCTGCTCAAAGCGAACAAAAGAACCTCTTCCTTGTCATATTTCAGGTATCTTGGCTTGGGACATTGATAtgtaaaaagaaacaatatactgctttagttttaaaaagtggttttttttaatcaaaatcatAAATACATGCTCATTTATAAAGGctctaaatataaaaatttataaggGAAATAAAAGTTCACTACTTGGAGTTAACCATGTATATACTTCCACATTCAGTGTTGTTTACTGAGCATCTTGCAAGAGCATTTtcctatgctttaaaaaaattaaaagtgtggGTGGGTGGTGTTTAAGAACCTCTCATTTAATTATTTCCATTTGCTGACCATTTAGATGTTTTCCTTCCTGACAAACATTATTGTGCATAGATTCCTATAAGCATTTCTAATTATGTCCTTAGAATAGATGCTAAGAAAAAATTTACTAGCCTAAGTAATCTAAACATTAAAGGTCTTCATGTCTTGTCCAAAATGATATACTAATTTACATTATCACTGGTGTGCTTGTCTAGACTGACAGTATTTATTGAATCATGAAAGTCAGGAATGCCACAAAGACAGTGTGGACCAACCAATGCAATGCCTCTGAGGTTGGTTGGTGGGAAATGCGTTTGTTTCTCTAATACCTGTAACTTTGTACTCCCTTTCCAGCGTTTTATCATGATCTTGACTGAGCACTTAGTACGATGTGAAACTGATGGGACCAGTGTATTGACACCATGGTATAAGAACTGTATCGAGAGGCTCCAGCAGATCTTCTTACAGGTTTGTGGAAAACTTTGACTAGATAGTAAACATCAGTTGCTCAGCCACAAggatttttccatttcaaaacaTCAAACTTGTCAGATTATGTAGTGCCTATAGAATGGTTTTAAAATCCATAATTTTTTTTAGTTCTGTGGAAGTAATGATGTTTGATTCATTCTTTAAAGAGCAAGTGTTATAATTGTTTTTAGACTGTAATATGTCAACATGCTTTAATACTTAGTAGGAATGCTTGTTTCTTGGAAGATTCTACCAGTTGGGTAGGAAATAACTACCTAGTCTATCCAGTTTCTACAAACAAGCTCCAGATTTCTCAGACTTCAGTATATTGTTTTTATACCATGTGCCTATAAGCCCTTTCATTCATGTCCATCTGCTCCTACTGTTGTTCATCAGAATATTTAGGCTTAACTTATCACTTAGACTCCTAATTGCAATTCTCTTAGCTAGAGAGCCTACTGTAATAATacaaaatatagagaaaaaaatgctaaGGGAACAGTAATTTTATCCCTATAAGTCattaaagtttttaaatgaaGCAAGGTTAAATTCCCTGAGGCC is a window of Manis pentadactyla isolate mManPen7 chromosome 3, mManPen7.hap1, whole genome shotgun sequence DNA encoding:
- the NCBP1 gene encoding nuclear cap-binding protein subunit 1 isoform X3 — translated: MDNVIFAELFQLPVPPHIDVMYTTLLIELCKLQPGSLPQVLAQATEMLYMRLDTMNTTCVDRFINWFSHHLSNFQFRWSWEDWSDCLTQDPESPKPKFVREVLEKCMRLSYHQRILDIVPPTFSALCPANPSCIYKYGDESSNSLPGHSVALCLAVAFKSKATNDEIFSILKDVPNPNQDDDDDEGFSFNPLKIEVFVQTLLHLAAKSFSHSFSALAKFHEVFKTLAESDEGKLHVLRVMFEVWRNHPQMIAVLVDKMIRTQIVDCAAVANWIFSSELSRDFTRLFVWEILHSTIRKMNKHVLKIQKELEEAKEKLARQHKRRSDDDDRSSDRKDGALEEQIERLQEKVESAQSEQKNLFLVIFQRFIMILTEHLVRCETDGTSVLTPWYKNCIERLQQIFLQHHQIIQQYMVTLENLLFTAELDPHILAVFQQFCALQA